Below is a genomic region from Rhododendron vialii isolate Sample 1 chromosome 5a, ASM3025357v1.
ATTAAAGAATGACATTTTTCAGAGTTTGATTACCATGcatgaaaataattaattcgATCAAACACTGACAAACACTGGGTTGAATTATACTGGTATTTACTTCTAGAGCAATGGATGGTTACTCTGTTCATTCATTGTACTTGAGACAAATATTGCTCATTCAAAAGGAAATTAATGTTcgatcaatctaattttttgcAAGGTTACTAACTTAATGTAAGTACTAATACTTGTAAAAATTAAACGGTTTGGATCGTCGAATAAGACCTTGGTTGGTCTAATATTGCATGACATTAGTAATCACATGACAGATTTTTCGTTGGTAAAATCGATGATTACAactgtctctctctcatctcttgtTTTAAAccagaggtttttttttttttaaatccgaagCACATTGCATTCATGAAGAGTCATCCAGCACTTACAATGATCGATTTCCATCCGAATGCAGTGATAAAGATAACTAACGATATACAAGAAACACAAAGAGATGACGCTAATGTCTAGATTTTAAGCACGAGCCTAACGCTCTCTCTTCATGCTGTCAACATGGATGGGTACAACTACAAAGTGGAGTTAGCAACCTAGACACTAAGCCGCCTCGGGATGGCGGAGAACCAAATCAACGTTAACAACAGAGCACCGATGGAAATCAATCTAGAGTTTCGCACACAAATGTGTCATCTACTGGTCTCTACCTCCTTATTTATCCtctaatttgttttattttctttagaaAGAATATCATTTTATGCTACAATTCTAACAATGTACTTGAAGAATCGCTTAATAGGAGAAAGTGAAAAGTAAACAGCCAGAATGGAATATTGGCAGATGTAAGTATCCAAGAATATATATTATAGAAcgattatttttattattattttgtgatCCTTGCAACCAGGACCGGCCCTGGAGTAAGCCCAGCAAATtctcgggcttgggcaaccaaaaaaaaaaaaaatctatgtatatatgtgtgtgtgtatagacCACACACACTTTGACAGAAACATGGCTTAGAGGATGGCGATGGTTTGTTGGTAAGTAGCGTATATTAAGATCAGTGTGCTCACGGTTTGAATCTCGTGCCCAGAGAcaagaatttatttatttttgctgacGCCCAAAATAGTGCTGTTGATGTGACATggcccaattagaaaatactacTTGCAATTGCAATTAATTGTTAATTCTAACTCCTTTCATCTCTGTCTAGGGATTATGTTCtttttcaatctctctctctctctctctctctgtcaagGGTTTAATACTCATTGCTAGCAACCCActttaccttcttcttttttaaactcCTGTCATGGTCTAAGACTTTAACTCTTTTAATATTTAGCCTTAGATTTTATTTGGGTGATTGAATTTTATTGgcatactttctttttttttatctttcgtTCAAATATTTGTACTTTTTGCATTGATTTTAattgaaataattcaaatagATACAAAAATTAAGATTATACTTTAGAACATAAAACttaatatttttactttttgcgtttatcttgaatatttaaAATGAACAAGGTAAATATCAATACAGAAAACATAAGTTATATATTTTACAATATGCAGCACTTCCACATTAGTATATTCTTtctataaaatatttttgtcttttctgaatttttttagattcctcttatttgttggattaatcatttatttcgacgagaggagtgtaaaaagaaaaaaaaatacggccaaaagggaaaaaaaaaagaaggggtcactaaagaaaataacttttttttattttatccttAATGTTGTTCTATCTAAATCTTTTTAAAACTTTGGTTCAcatttttatatatttcttGTTCCTTTCATCAAGATCAATAattcatttaaaaaatgatgatgaaaagttcaattttttttataaaatacgATAATCGGGattgcattttgattttgaatttttaatgtaattcaagctaaaaacacaatatatataaccttatttttcttttagtttttttacttgtttttttaatgaattaatATTAACCTTATTTTTAGTTCTATCTTTGGGTAGGGGATAAACCtatacagtttttttttcctatcaataggactaaaaaaatgttaaaaattctttttaaaaggAGCTATTTTTTTAGCTCTGTGGAGTGGCAGAGGGCCCATAATATGCTTcgttgtttttttatttgtgagACCTTGGTTCATTTATCCACCGAAGAGATTTGGTGGTTTCTGAACGTTTTTTTTTCCGTTGCATAAAAGAGATTCCTTTCTCTCGCTCTGAAAGATAATGAACATGAAATCCCGGAGGCTGCAAGTACTATGAATCCTCCGACTCCCAATCGGGTTGCCTTCTGTATTCTTCTTTGCCTAATGCATCTCTACagttttctttttgtaattgTCAATTCCTACAAAATAGTACCCTTCTTTGTCCCTGTCTTAAGCTCTACAATTAGCCACAAAAAACAGCCAAGTTAACACCACTTGTTCTTTATCAACAATGTGTGATGCTCCACAGGGCTTCAACTCAGGACCATCACCATTCATGTTTAGCATCACAACACCCACCTACCTGCACCAATCGGGGGATGGTGCTATGCACCCGCCCCACAGcacctgtccaaatctcaacttcATCGTGTAgcatccgagccattcattattGAGAAAAAACCTTAATCATAAAATTGCTgaacggacggctcggatgccgCACAATACGGTACTGTGCGGCGAGTGCAACACCAACCCCCAGTTGCACCTGCCCTATTTTCTTTCAGGCCGGAGGACGCCATACATACGGACTGGGAGAAAAAAACAGTGAAGTTATTTCAGGATCTTACAATAATGTCACTGCTATATCATTCTCTGACAACAAATTCTGTATTCACCTACAAATAGGGAAGGGTAATGCTGTCCTTGCCTTTCCAATGGTCATGAAGTGCTTACGACTACACAAATGTGTGGAACCAACCGCGAAACATTTTTATGGCTCCAACCGATGTGTTTGATGGAAACGCTCAGAATCGAATGTTAAAAATACTTATTGACATGATACTTCTTCACACCGGCACTGAGTGCAATTTCGTTCACTCATCCAAAAAGTGAGTAAACATTACCCTCACCGTGTCAGGCTCATACTGAGTACCACTTCGGAACAATCTTGCAAATAATTCACTCAATTGAAGATCTGTATATGTTGATGACAGTAATCAATTCTTGATTGAAAATTCTAATAAAGAACAAGCATGGTTTGATCAAATACTTACTAGTGGGGGGactaagctaattttttgtatgatttcaaaaaaaaattagtaatacCTAAAGTATACTATTGTAATCGTCGAAGAAGGATCCGGTATGAGCCCGCACAGAAGATCACGGTATAcctgaacaaaattgcacttttATGCACCGTGTGGGAAATATCCTGCTAACTCAATGTGGATCGACTGATTGATAAAATCGGAATCATTGGATTACCAAGCCCCATGATCAAGATCTTCACGCAATCCGATCATGACACTTGTACATCAAACCGATTGTTTGGGGTCGCACCATACTCTGCCCCCCACCAGATTACCACCAAATCACACTCCCAAATTACTACCGCCGCCGCCCACCTTGACAACCACCTTCCACAGCCGCTCAATCTCGCCGTACACATCATCGGTCGGAAGCCGGTATCGGCAGCAGGGACACGTGTTTCTCTTCTTCAGCCACGGCAATATGCAAATCCAATGAAACAAATGATCACACGGCAATTCACAAACGTCTCTCCCTTCCCTCATATCCTCTTTGCAAATCACACACTCTCTCCCCACCACCCCGCTCACCGACGGCAGCGCCACCACTGCCGCCACTGATGCCGCCACCTCCCTTCCCTCCTTACCGCCGCCGCACCCCATCACCCCGACAAACCTCCTGCACTTGGCAATTGTCTCAATGTAATGAATGACAATCTCATTGGGTGACATGGGAATGGTGGAGATTGTTAAGATGGTGTCAGAGATGTAGTTAGTGAGGGTTGAACGCCAGCTGGGCAATGGGGTATTGGAGAGGGACTCGGGGTCGTGCTGGCGGATTTCGcagaggagaaggaggaggagagcgGAGTCGAGGTGGCGGAGATTGGCTGTGGCGGGTGGCGGTGgagtggtgttggtggtggggTGGAGGGAGTGGgcgaggagggagagggaggacAGGAGGTGGCGGGCGATGAGGAGGGATTTttgagggagggagagggagtggAGGTGGCGGAGGGTGAGGGAGAAGAGAGTGggggaggagaggagggaggagaggcggcggcggtggcggtgggAGAGGGAGGAGATGAGGTGGGTGAGGTGGGAGAATTGGGGAGGAGGGAGGGTGGAGAGTGCGGCCAGGATTGTAGTTTCGGTGGAGGTTATAATCGGGACTTCTTCCATATCATGTGGGATGTTGTGCTATTGGTGCTTTCCACCTTTGTTGGTGTGGGCAGTGTTGGCTTTTTAACAGAAAATTGGTAAGAGTCCAGTTGGGCATATGAtagtctctcttttttcttttttctttttgtggggggggggggggggggggggggtaaatATGATATTCTCCTTTACTTCCCCTTTGT
It encodes:
- the LOC131326988 gene encoding E3 ubiquitin-protein ligase SGR9, amyloplastic, yielding MEEVPIITSTETTILAALSTLPPPQFSHLTHLISSLSHRHRRRLSSLLSSPTLFSLTLRHLHSLSLPQKSLLIARHLLSSLSLLAHSLHPTTNTTPPPPATANLRHLDSALLLLLLCEIRQHDPESLSNTPLPSWRSTLTNYISDTILTISTIPMSPNEIVIHYIETIAKCRRFVGVMGCGGGKEGREVAASVAAVVALPSVSGVVGRECVICKEDMREGRDVCELPCDHLFHWICILPWLKKRNTCPCCRYRLPTDDVYGEIERLWKVVVKVGGGGSNLGV